The region GTTATAGACGTTTTCGCCCCAATTGTCAAGGCGGATTACAGCAGCAGGTCCCAGCTCAGCGGGGTGCCGGCGGGCAGACCGGTTCTCAAGCGTTTGCCGATGAGCAGATCATAATATTTGGGCGCGAGGCCGTAGCCGGGACGGATGACTTTGAGGTTATCCGCAGTGAGCAGGTCTCCGGCCTTGATATCCTTGGAGGTATAGACAGACCGTCTGAACTGCAGGGATTTCTCTTCTTCGGGGGTGGGGCCGATGGAGACGCCGCCGAGTGCCCTCCAGGCTGTATCTGTCTCCCGGACCAGGGAAGCGAACTCTGCCGGCTCCAAAGAGAAGGCAGCATCCACTCCCCCTTCCGCACGGTTCAGGGTGAAATGCTTTTCGATCACGGTACTGCCCAGCGCGACGCTTGCTACTGCTGCCCCTACGCCCAGGGTATGGTCAGACAGGCCTACCTGAGCACGGAAGACATCGCGCAGATACGGAATGGTGTTAAGGTTGGTATTCTCGGGCGAAGCCGGATAGCTGCTGGTGCATTTGAGCAGTATATATTCCTGGCAGCCTGCCCCGGTAATGGTGTGGACAGCCTGTTCAATATCGCCAAGCGAGGCCATCCCGGTGGAAATGATCATTGGCTTCCCTTTGGAGGCCACCTTCCGCAATAAGGGAATATCATTATTTTCAAAGGAAGCGATCTTGTAGCAGTCGACGCCGAGCGTCTCCAGGAATTCGAGCGAGGACTCATCAAACGGGGTGCTGAACGGGATCATCCCGAGTGCCCTGCACGAAGCAAAGATAGGCTCATGCCACTCCCAAGGCGTATATGCCTCAGCATACAGCTCATACAGCGATTTTCCCTTCCACAGTCCGTTCGATTCCCCAATCATGAAATCCTTACTCCGTAGATTAAGCGTCATAGTATCCGGCGTATAGGTCTGGATTTTGAACGCATGAGCGCCAGCCCGGGCAGCGGCCTTAACGATTTCGAGCGCACGGTCCAGGGACTTATTATGATTACCGGACATTTCCGCGATAACAAAAGGCGGATGCCCGCTGCCGATAGTACGGTTACCGATCCTGATTTCCTTCATGGCCTGTCGTTGCCTCCTCTGTCAGCCGTAGCCTGCGGCTCTCCCATGGCTCCCGGAACAGGGCCATCAAGACCACATCCACAGGCTGATGATTTCTGATCCGTTGCCTGCACAGCCTGCCTTCCTCTACGAAGCCTAGTTTACGGTGATAGGACAAGCTCCGCTGATTAAAATCCAGGATTTGCGCGCATACCTTACTTAGCTGCTCTACCTGAAAAATATGCTCCAGCGCCAAGATTCCCATCATGGTACCGGAGCCGGGGGGACAGCTCTTGTCCCCTATATAAAAGCCCCATTCACAGGTCTTGTGGATCCTGTCGATCTGCGAGAACTGCACGAAGCCCACCGGTGTGTCCAGATAGTAACAGATCCGGACGACCCGGCTGGTATCCTCCGCTATGGCATGCATCCAGCTAAGATGCTCTTCCAGCGGAATCATCCCGTCATGATTCATATAGGGCCGGATGTGATCGGCATTGCGCCATTCCCATATTAGCCGGCTATGCTTCTCACTCAGCTTCTCAAGCCTGTATTTCCTTAGGTCTGCCATAGTCCCCTCCCATAATCCTGTCTATGACCTCATCCCATTTATCCTCTCCCATCAGACGGAGCGCCTGCTCTGACATGGCCCGTACCCCCGCCGGGTCAGCCAGCATAGCCTTAAGCCCCTGCTCAATCTCTTGGGCAGTCACCTCACTACTCTTCCCCAGGCTTAATGCAGCCCCCTTCGCATGAACCAAGGCCGTGATCTCCCGCTGATTATCCGCCGTAATAATGCACAGCGAAGGCAGGCCCAGGTAACAGCGCTCCCAGGTCGTACTTCCGCCTGCTCCGATGGAGAGATCCGCCTTCTGCATCAAGTCAGCCATGTAATCAATCTGACAATGGAAGCTGGCCTGCGGCATCGTGTCACATAACGCTGCTATGTCATCCTTGCGGCGGTTCATTCCGCCTGCTACGACATCCAGCTTCAGGTTAGCGAAGGCGGGACTTTGCAGGGCCTGCAAGGTTTTGAGAGTCTCCCCCGTAGGATCGGTGCCGCCAAAAAACACCAGGACCCGGCTTATGCTTCCGTCACGCTCAGCCAGCCCCCGCTTAGCCGCGCGGAATTCAGGCCGGAGCAGTGTATAGCAGGTGCCTGTCAATTTCGTGCAGTAAGCAGGAAGCAACCCCTGGTAACGGTCTCTGGCAGCGGATGGATTGGGGTCCAGCAGCAGATCACACTCATGCGGGCGGTCCGCCAGATCGTCGATGGCTACTATCTTCTTCACTTTCCCCTGTACCCATGTCTCCCACCGCTTATCAATCCCGTAATGGT is a window of Paenibacillus sp. FSL H3-0469 DNA encoding:
- the pseI gene encoding pseudaminic acid synthase; this encodes MKEIRIGNRTIGSGHPPFVIAEMSGNHNKSLDRALEIVKAAARAGAHAFKIQTYTPDTMTLNLRSKDFMIGESNGLWKGKSLYELYAEAYTPWEWHEPIFASCRALGMIPFSTPFDESSLEFLETLGVDCYKIASFENNDIPLLRKVASKGKPMIISTGMASLGDIEQAVHTITGAGCQEYILLKCTSSYPASPENTNLNTIPYLRDVFRAQVGLSDHTLGVGAAVASVALGSTVIEKHFTLNRAEGGVDAAFSLEPAEFASLVRETDTAWRALGGVSIGPTPEEEKSLQFRRSVYTSKDIKAGDLLTADNLKVIRPGYGLAPKYYDLLIGKRLRTGLPAGTPLSWDLLL
- the pseH gene encoding UDP-4-amino-4,6-dideoxy-N-acetyl-beta-L-altrosamine N-acetyltransferase; the encoded protein is MADLRKYRLEKLSEKHSRLIWEWRNADHIRPYMNHDGMIPLEEHLSWMHAIAEDTSRVVRICYYLDTPVGFVQFSQIDRIHKTCEWGFYIGDKSCPPGSGTMMGILALEHIFQVEQLSKVCAQILDFNQRSLSYHRKLGFVEEGRLCRQRIRNHQPVDVVLMALFREPWESRRLRLTEEATTGHEGNQDR
- the pseG gene encoding UDP-2,4-diacetamido-2,4,6-trideoxy-beta-L-altropyranose hydrolase: MNIWIRADSSYSMGTGHIMRCLTLAGGLAARGGQITFICRELPGNLADYIRGQGYAVELLPPPDDPSYAAFWLQVDWRTDAMETVQRLEGAAPADWLIIDHYGIDKRWETWVQGKVKKIVAIDDLADRPHECDLLLDPNPSAARDRYQGLLPAYCTKLTGTCYTLLRPEFRAAKRGLAERDGSISRVLVFFGGTDPTGETLKTLQALQSPAFANLKLDVVAGGMNRRKDDIAALCDTMPQASFHCQIDYMADLMQKADLSIGAGGSTTWERCYLGLPSLCIITADNQREITALVHAKGAALSLGKSSEVTAQEIEQGLKAMLADPAGVRAMSEQALRLMGEDKWDEVIDRIMGGDYGRPKEIQA